One region of Juglans regia cultivar Chandler chromosome 4, Walnut 2.0, whole genome shotgun sequence genomic DNA includes:
- the LOC109006773 gene encoding ras-related protein RABE1c-like, with the protein MAAPPARARADYDYLIKLLLIGDSGVGKSCLLLRFSDGSFTTSFITTIGIDFKIRTIELDGKRIKLQIWDTAGQERFRTITTAYYRGAMGILLVYDVTDESSFNNIRNWIRNIEQHASDNVNKILVGNKADMDESKRAVPTSKGQALADEYGIKFFETSAKTNLNVEEVFFSIARDIKQRLADTDSRAEPQTIKINQPDAASGAAQTAQKSACCGS; encoded by the exons ATGGCCGCTCCACCTGCTAGAGCTCGAGCAGATTATGATTACCTCATAAAGCTCCTCCTGATCGGTGATAGCG GTGTGGGTAAGAGTTGCCTTCTTTTGCGTTTCTCGGATGGATCGTTTACCACTAGTTTTATTACAACCATTGG AATTGATTTTAAGATAAGGACCATAGAACTTGATGGCAAACGAATTAAACTTCAAATTTGGGATACTGCTGGTCAAGAGCGGTTTCGAACAATTACAACTG CGTACTATCGTGGAGCCATGGGTATATTGCTTGTTTATGATGTCACTGATGAGTCATCTTTTAACA ACATTAGGAATTGGATTCGTAACATTGAACAACATGCTTCTGACAATGTCAACAAGATACTAGTTGGTAACAAGGCTGATATGGATGAAAGCAAAAGG GCTGTTCCCACCTCAAAGGGCCAAGCTCTTGCTGATGAATATGGAATCAAGTTCTTTGAGACA AGTGCAAAGACAAATTTAAACGTGGAAGAGGTTTTCTTTTCAATAGCTAGGGATATTAAGCAAAGACTGGCAGATACTGACTCAAGGGCTGAG CCGCAGACGATTAAAATTAACCAACCGGATGCGGCATCAGGGGCTGCTCAAACTGCACAAAAATCAGCTTGCTGTGGATCTTAA